Part of the Ctenopharyngodon idella isolate HZGC_01 chromosome 8, HZGC01, whole genome shotgun sequence genome, ATCCACACTGGACTGGTCTCTCAGATGTGCGCTCAAAGCAGGAAAGTttaatcctgctcctggaggaccACCTTCGTACAGAGTTCACCTCAAACCAGCTCCAACACAACCACCTGGACCTTTCTCGCAATCCTGAAGACCTTAATTAACTGCTTTATGTGTTTAATTAGTGCTGGACCTTCCAAAAGCAAGGTTGGACACTGTTGGGTTGGGGGAAGGTACACTAGACGGGGGTAGCCAACCCTACTTCTAGAGAGCAACCCTTTTGCTTCCTTCCTGAAATgttcagttccaaccctgctccaaaaCAACCTGACTTTAAATCTTCAAGTAATTCTAAGCTGGTTTAGGTGTGATGGATTAAAGTTAGAGCAAAATTCTGCAGGAATTGTAGCTCTCCAGTCTCAGGGTTGGCTACCCCTGCACAAGACCAATGGTTCTTAGTcttggggcctcatttataaaatgttgcgcagaaaccgtcctaaatttgatcttacgatcatttctcagatgtgcatacgtgtgattcatacaatgaacgtacacacagaaaacgagtGTACTCTTCTCTTttagatgtgaaatctataaatcgcaaatgatcttgaacttgcatgcagctgaatggtttcagttcccCGCATTGTAAacaacacctaattaatgtcatttacatataaaagatcaagtcatcgtccaaatccttagcgagctgcaagaatagcttagatttccaaaaacctgcagtaatctgacaatgAAAATGGTGTAcatctgctcagaccctgacgtggctTTAAGTACTTATCCAcatcaaagaccgtttttataaatatgagctcaaatctgtgcgtacgcacgctttataaatgaggccccttgAGTATCATAGAACTGAACAATCTGGATGTCTTATTTAAcacatcagctcattagtagaggtTACAAGGCCTAAACTGTGTCAGATAAAGTTGACATCCAAAACGGGGTACTTGAGGATAAAAATCGACAATTACAACACTAGACAATCAGggtgaaaataataaaagaagtaAACCTTGAGGTTCACAGAGAGTGCTTTAGATGCCACGGGAGGGAATGGAGTGAATAAGGCTAAGGATCAGTTGTGAACTCTAGGTTGGTTAACTAGATGACGACATGACCAAATCAAGCTCTTTAGCATCTTCCTGACCACTGGTGAGACCACAGCTCCCAGAGAGCTCGGGGAAGTGGCTGGCCCTGCCAGAAGGAACCGGTGAGTTAGGAGACTGGTTGACCCCCTGCTTTTTGGGGGGAACAGGAGGTGGATGAATCTTCTCCGCCCTAGGAATTATTGGTGAGCGGATCCCTGGTGAGAGAATCCCTGGGCTCTTCCCTGTGGGCGAGGAGGCAGCGGCCAGGTTGCGGTAATCAGTGCCAAAGGGTGAGCTGTTGGACGGAGGGAGTTTACTTGCTGCTTGTTGGCTTGTGAACCGTGACAGCACCTGAGTGACAGTGTTTCGGGCAATCTGCTTTGCAGTAGAATTGTCTGGAGGAGGAGTGGCAGGAGTGGCGGCAGTGGGAGAGAGGTCTCGGGGCGAGTGGACAACAGTTCCTCCGTGTTGCTGGTCTACCTCAGCTTGTTGCTGAAACTTGTGGCGTGCTGCTTGGAATCGTTGGTTGATGCTGGCCTGGTAAGAAGAGGGATAGGTCGGACTAGAGCAACCTAGAGAGGCCAGACGCTTGGTCAATACAGGGGAAGAGCAAGGAGATGAGCTAAGAGAGGATGAGGCAGGACTGCTGGGGGAGAGACACTGTAAGGCCCCACTTCCTCCAAGGAGCATTATCCCATTGTCCACCAATCCCCCATCCTTACACCTCTCTTCTGCTGGAGACTCCGGTTCTCTGGGAGTGTGTTGACCATTTTGTTTGTGTTGAGGAGATGATTTAGATGCAACAGGTTTGCCATCAACTTCTGTTTGACTAAGAGGAGGCGTGATACCTGAAGTTGCTTTTTGTGGGaatttttccttttcttcatTATCCTTTTCCAGCCTtgccttttctctttctttcatttcatcCAACTCTTTCTTTAAACTATTGAACTGCTCCAAAAGCTCTTGATATCGTTTTTCTTCCTTCAGTAGTTTCCCTCTCATCTGCTCGTGCTCGGTATCAAATTCAGCCAGCTTTTTCTCAGCTCTCGCCTCTATCTGCTGAGCACGAGCGTGTTCGCTTTCAAGCTCTCGCTTTAGGATTTCGATGGTACTGCTCTCCTGTTCCAGTTGGCGGCTGAGGTCTGCAACACGCTGGCTCTCCTCCTCTGCCCGTGCTGTAGCCTTCTGACATTCTTTAGCCAGTGTCGAGGATAACTGCTGCTGCTGTGCTAAATCTTCCTCAGCTTGATTTGATAGAGCTGACCTCTCACGTTCTAAACTCTGGACTTGAGCCTTCTCAAACTCCAGCTGTGAAGAAGAAAAGCAAGCGATGTCACTTTAAAAACTCAAAGAAGCTAGTAGAGTGACAATGAAATAACATTATATAGACAGCAGACAATATACAATACTATTGTCCAAGAGCAGGGTtgtccaaacttggtcctggagggccagtgtcctacagagtttagctccaagttgcctcaacacacctgcctggaagtttttagtatgcctagtaagaccttgattagttgtttcaggtgtgtttaactggggttggagctaaactttgcaggacagtggcccaccaggagcaggattggacacccctgttctaGAGCAGCGgtctccaaactcagtcctggagggccgctgtcctagctccaaccccaattaaacacatttgaaccagctaatcaaggtctcacTAGgcaaacttccaggcaggtgtgttgaggcaacttggagctaaactctgcaggacactgGCCCTCCAGGACAGACTTTGGAGACCCCTGTATCTTGTTTACTTGATTCTTCCTGCCTCAAACAAAACTGAATATCTCTTAGATGTCACAATCCCCACAAACTTTATCAACTTCAGTGtacatgtatttatatatatatatatatatatatatacacataatttAGATTGTGCTATCATGTATCTGTGTTAGTGTTGGAATGTGTGTTTACTTACAGCTGTAACATAACAAGTTAATGAAATAAAGCAGGTTGTTCACTGCAGGGAAAGCACTTCGGGCCCCTATGAGCTACAGAATGTGTGAGAGACATGACCAAGCATCCAGAGaaagacagtgtgtgtgtttataaggGAAACCCAGGGCAGGGCAGGAAGGGCTTTTACATAATACTGCGCAGTCTGTACTTTGACCATGATATCACCTTATCCTAACcctataaaaacacaaacaaacaatggaatgtcttcacacacacacacacacataggcaGACGGACTCTCGTGCCCCACagttaataaaaacaatggagCCTTACCTCTTAAAAACAGAGACCTGCACTAACACTGTTACACAACAGCCGCACAAAATCCTCTAGCACAGGGTGCCGTGGTTGCTTTTATTTTGCAGTTTAAGAAGTATTTATAATGGtac contains:
- the cttnbp2nlb gene encoding CTTNBP2 N-terminal like b; amino-acid sequence: MKGSRMNVETLSKAELLMLLSILEGELEAQDVVIHSLRAQQRDSFVQERYGQYDLRDPFVALLRDNELSQAQDDGGQSPVCLNPLGVLKLVMAHCTNMKEKMMKQLAAAERRHRRVIADLEEEKQRRAQDAAAGDDITAMLERERDRLLQQLEFEKAQVQSLERERSALSNQAEEDLAQQQQLSSTLAKECQKATARAEEESQRVADLSRQLEQESSTIEILKRELESEHARAQQIEARAEKKLAEFDTEHEQMRGKLLKEEKRYQELLEQFNSLKKELDEMKEREKARLEKDNEEKEKFPQKATSGITPPLSQTEVDGKPVASKSSPQHKQNGQHTPREPESPAEERCKDGGLVDNGIMLLGGSGALQCLSPSSPASSSLSSSPCSSPVLTKRLASLGCSSPTYPSSYQASINQRFQAARHKFQQQAEVDQQHGGTVVHSPRDLSPTAATPATPPPDNSTAKQIARNTVTQVLSRFTSQQAASKLPPSNSSPFGTDYRNLAAASSPTGKSPGILSPGIRSPIIPRAEKIHPPPVPPKKQGVNQSPNSPVPSGRASHFPELSGSCGLTSGQEDAKELDLVMSSSS